ATTCAAGCCGCCCGGCGGGGGGATCTTGCCGATCCGGTGCTTCCTGTTCACGGCGACGCGCTCAGGATCATGTTCGAGGCGCTTGTCGAACTGCTGAGCACCGCGGGCTTCGTCGTTTCGGAGGCGGAGGGATACCGCGAATACCAGGTAAGAGTCGAAGGGATCGCTGGCGACATCCTTGAGACGGTAAGGCGGTGCCGCGGGAACTGAGCAACCGCATCGTGACAACGGTTCGGTGGGCGGAGCCATCCGCGATCCGGCGCAGTACGGCCCCTTCGGCAGTGCAAGCTGGAGGCGAGCGACCCGGGCTCGGTTCATCTCTCAGTGGGACCTGGCGGCTTGCGCGGCCTCCGGTATGCGCCGGTATGCCGGGGCCCGGGCGTGCCGCGGACAGCCGGGGCCGTCCCGGAACGCTCCGGTATTGTCCTCGCTCGTTGCGACGAACGGGGACGGCAGTGAATGTGGCACGGTGGAAGTGGGTTCCGGGACTACTGGTCCTGGCGTTGGCCGGATGTTCTTCGAGCACCGCTGCCGCGCGGACCGAATCGGCTCCGGTCCGGGTCTGGCATGACGTCACTGCCGCCTGCCCTACCCTGACGTCTCCGCCGTACGGCATCGATGCGACAGGCAAGCGGTCACCAGCATATGTGGCGCCCGGCGAGCAGCAAGCCATCGATCGGGTGGCTCCCGGTGCGACGTTCGAGCACGCCGTCTGCCGGTATTCGGATCCAGCCTTCGATCGTCCCGGCGCCAAAGCCGACTGGAAGATATTTTCCGGTGGGGCGGGAATGACGCAAGCGAAGGAGTTCTTCGACAGGGAACGGGCGGCGGCAACGGGGTTCGGCGTCGACTACGCCGACGTGCCGGGCCTGAAAAGCGAGGCTTTCGCCTGGTATTACCAGCCGGAATTGTACGTGGCGGCGCGCTCGGGTAACGCGTACGTCGTGGTCCTGACGACGCCGGGCCCGGAGGCCGCCAAGGATTTCGACAAGCTGCAGCCCCTTCAGCAGCAGGTGCCCGCCCTCACCACGATCATGAAGGACGTGCTGACCGCTCTGCGGTGAACGGCTCCGGAGGGTGTCGCCACGATCCGCGAGACGGCCCCGGACAACTTCACGTTCCAGGCGGAGTGCACGCCGGGCTACTACAACGGCGAGGGCAAGCCACGCCCGGTCAACAACTCCTTCGGCCCCGGCCCGGTCGTCTTCCACGACCTGCTGCGCACTTGGCGCGCCGAAGGCGGCATGGACCAGGTCCTCGCCACCGACTGACCCGCTGCGACCTCCGGCGCCGCCTCCTTCGGCGCCGGAGCCACCCCTTTTCGTACGATCTCCGGCTCCCGCGGCCAAGCGCACGGTGCACCGTTGACTCGCCTGTACCGCCGAACTCATCGGGACCGCTACCTCAGGCGTTACTGCGGCCGATCCCACCGCGCGTTGACCTGGCCCGCAGCGTCTTGGGGCCGACGACTCGACTTCGGCCCGGGATCGGCGTGGCCTCGCTAAGGTCGAAAGGTGCGTCGTTCCGAAGCGGCGGGATGCCCGTGACACGATCACGAGTGCTTGTTGCTGTCGTCGTGGGCGTGCTGGCGGTGGCCGGCGTCACTATGCGAGTTCTGACCGCTGCACAGCGGGGCGCCGCGCGTCATGCGATTGGCGAATCCGATACGACGATATCGGGGACCGCCTCCCACGGCGCGGCCGCGAACTCCGATGCGGCGACGCTGTGGGAGGCGATCCCCGGCGCGTTCGGCGCCCCGGACGGCGCGACCGCCCAGGTGATGTCGCTCGTCAGGCACGAAAACTGCTTCACCGCGATGGGCGCCGTGCGTACGGCTCGTTCCTCGAACATCGCATCCTGGACCAGCAGCGACGATTGCCGTTCCTCGCGGCTGGCCGGGTCCGGCACAGCGCTGAAGCCACCGGTCAAGGAAAGGCTGCTCGGCGTGGTGGACGCGAACGGCACTGATCTGTGGCACGGCGAAGCCTTTGCCGTGATCACCGATCGGGAGCGACCCCACGGTTACCTCCTCAAAGGGCACCCCGGTGTCTGGACGGAAGAGGACTTGCCGGCTGACGCGACCGCGGCGCCCACCGCCATGGGGCCGGACAATCCATTCCTTCTGCTCGCCGGCCGCCGGAAGAATGGCTTGGCAACCTGGCTGTACTCCGGTTGGGGCTGGAATTCCACGCCGCTGCCCGCCCCGGCCGGCGCCGTACCGTTGAGCGCCGCCGGCATGCCCCGCCTGGCGGACACCGTGATCCCACCGGCCACCGTCATCGTCGGGCGTGCCGGGCCACATGCGGCCATCTGGCACAGTCCACCCGGCGGTCAAGACTGGCAGTATCACGAACTCACCGAGGCCCGCACTCTCACCAGCGTTGTCTTCAACGGTGTGGAACTCGTTGCCACCGGCACCGCATCAACTGGTGGTCCCGTCGTCCTCACCTCGACCGACGGAGTGTCCTGGAGCCAGGATTCCCATCCGCTCCCGCTCGGTCTGCTGCGACCGTTCGGTTCCTTGTTCACGACCGCCGCGCCCTCGTCGGCTTTCGTTCTGGGCGGACCGGCGGAGCCACCGCCACCCGTCTACGCCGTCAGCGAGACCCAGAGCGGCTGTGGCGCGGTGTACCAGCGCAGCAGCACCGCCTGGATCGAGGAACCGCTCGGGTGTCATGGCGCTCCCACCTCGCTGTTACGGCTCAGCGACGGCCGACTCGCCGCGGCCGGCGCCACGACGCTGTGGCTGCGACACAGCTGAGCCGGGCCAATTCGACGTCGAGATTTGACCGGCATTTGAGCAATGACGCATCGCCCGTTGTCTTCGCCGCCGGCACTGGTGGTACGTCAGATCCGCGCCAGTGGCCGGGGGTAGCTCCGGGCTCCACCAGGAAGATACGCACTGGACGGATCGTTCTCACCGCACGGTGAACGCCACGCGACGTCCGGATCCGCCGCGATCCTCGCTACGTGAACTCGGGTGCCATCCTCTTCCGTCCGCTCGGTGCCAAGAAGTATGAGGACCCGGTAGACAAAGCCTGGCCCGCCGCGACGTTGCCCCAGAGCCGGCAACTCCGCGAGGATTGACCGAGTGACGCAGACGGAGGTTATCGACGCTGTAGCCGCACTTGGCCGTCGGCGACTCGCTGACGGGGCCGATGTCGATGAGGTACTCGCCTTCTTTCAGGCAGAGGGGCTCGGCATCATCGCCGCGATCCGGGCAACCCACCTCGCCCTTGACCTCACCCTGGTGGACGCTCGCGATCTGGTGGAAAGTGCGCAGCCTTATAACAGCAAGTATCCGGCCGCCGCGAACTGGCATCAGGAGGTGCTGCAACGCCTGCAGCATGCAGTTAGTGCGCTCCGCGAAGGGAAACTTGATCAGTAACGACACGGCCAGGCGGCTTCGAAGAATCGGCTGCGCGTCTCCGAAGTTGGTATCCAGGGCACCGAGCCACTACGACGCCGATGCCCTCTACTACCGTTAAGCGAATAAACCGGGCCTACCTTGACGACCCTCGCTAGGGTCTACCGCTATGGGCGCGATCAAGCCGTGGCATCTGCTCTTTTGTCTCATCGTCGTGTTGATGATCGTTGGAGTGACAGCGGCTCTCATCAGCGCGGGACGAAGGAAGTAGCCCCGTTCCGGTCGATGCCGGTCAGAACAACGCGATCTGCCCCGGCATCGGCTCATCCGGGTGGGTCGAGGGCGTCGCTGTCACCGGCGGCTCGGGAACTCTCGGGTGGGCTGCTTCCTCGGCCTCCTCAAGCCAGGCCAGCATCGGCCGCAGACGGTCGCCCTGCTGGTTGAGGGGTCGATAGCCACTGTCCGCGGCGGCGGCTTGCAACGATCGCAGAAGCGCGTCGTCAACTGGAGGCAGTCCGAGGGCGCTACGCAGGCGGTCACGGTCGGCGTCGAGTTCCGGCCGGTATTCGCGGATCTCGTCGTCGGTGCGACCGAGAAAGTCGTTCAGATCCCGGCCGTCGTTCCGCTCGGCGGGAATCGTGGTGGCGTCGTGCAGGCTGGAGACGCCGACAACGAGGGTCAACGCATCCCGGAGACTTCTCGCCACGAGCCCGCCCTCGCCTTCCGAGCCGACATAAAGCACCGGCCGCACTTCTCCCGTGCCGACGAGGAGAAAGGACCCGCCGGTACCGTCGCCGGCGATCGCTTCCCACGGCTCCCCGCTCGCCAGCGTCACCGGCTCGATCGGTCCGTCTGCGGCTCGTGCCACTTCGAAGTCGAACAGAGTGAGCAGATCGGCGATCCACGGAGTGCCATGGATCGTCTCGAGCAGCCTGCGTTCCGTCACGCCACCTTGATATGAGAACATGGCTGAGCTGCTGTTCAACGTAGTCTCACGCCGTGCACAGGGCGCTCCTGATCTCGCGCCGCCTCCGGCACTGTCGTCAACCGCCACGCGCCGTGGCCGTCCCCGGTGACGCCCCGCTCTGGCGGGCGCTGGCACCGGTCCGACCAGAAGCTCAGGAATTGCGCTTGATGTGGGCGACGACGGCGTCCCGGCCGGGGCCCGCCTCGGGGACCGGGAGCAGCGGATAGACGTGCAGCGCGCCGGGCTCCTCGTGGTAGTCGAGAGCGACACCGGACGGCAGCCGCTCCCGCAGCGTCCGGCAGTCGGCGAGGGTGATGTCCCGGGTGCCGACCAGGATCTGCACCGGCGGCAGCACGGACAGGTCGCCGTGCAGCGGGCTGATCCGCGGGTCCTTCAGGTCCAGCCCGTGTGCCCAGGCGGCGGCCATCGGACGCAGCCCGGGCCGGACTAGCCACGGGTCGAAGGGCTGGATCGCGTCGATCCCGGGGTTGTCCATCGCCAGGTCCAGCCAGGGTGCCAGCAGGGTGAGCCCGCTGATCCCGGCACCGCCGGTTGCCTGCGCCACCAGCAGCGCGAGGCCGCCGCCGGCCGAGTCCCCGGCCAGGTAGCAGCGGCGTCCCTCGGCGACGAGACCGGCCACCACCCTGGTCACGAAGTCGAGGGCTTCGAGCCCGTGGTGCGCCGGCGCCAGGCCGTAGATCGGGACGTGCACGTCACAGCCGGTACGCGCGGCGATCTCACCGATCAGCGACCAGTGCTCCCCCACGATCTCACTGGTGTAGGCGCCGCCGTGCAGATAGACCACAGCTGTCGCGCTGGGCGCCGGCCCCGCGTGCACGGTGTGCACGTCGAATCCGTGTTCCCGCGAGCTGGTGACGGTGCATCGTCTCGTCAGCCGGGCCGGTGGGGCGGACGGGCCCTTGGGCCGGGCCAGGGTGCGCCGGCCCGCGGCCTCGGTGGCGAACTTCCGCCGGTACGCCAACCGGGTGAACAGTCCCACGCCGCGCATCTGCCAACTCGACATCGGACGACCGTGCCACCCCGTCCGCCCGTGATCAAGTAGCCGAACGGTCAGCCTGATCCGGCCCGACACACCACTGTTTCCCATTCTTCCCGGCCACGGGTACCACCAGAATGGTGCCGCCACCGACCATTCCGGAAAGGGATTCTTCATGCGCAGAACGCTGGGCACGATCAGTGCGATCGCCGTCGCCCTGGGCGGCAGCCTGTTCGCCGCCGCGCCCGCCGAGGCCGCACCGTCACTGCGGTTCGACTACGCGCGGTACGACTCGCCGGGCACCGACAACCGCAGCAACAAGAGCTTGAACGCGGAGTGGATCTCGCTGGTCAACACCGGCCGGACCGCCGTCAGCCTGAAGGGCTGGAAGATCGTCGACAGGTCGCGGACCTACACGTTCGGCAACGTCACGATCGCCGGCAACGGCGGGAAGGTCACGCTGCACACCGGCAAGGGCACTGACACCAGGACGCAGCTCTACTGGGGTTCCGGCAACTACGTCTGGAACAACACCGGCGACACGGCCACGTTGAAGACCAAGGCCGGCAAGACGCACGACACCTGCACCTGGAAGAAGAAGACCGGGCGCACCGGAGTCGCCTGCTGACCGAGGTGGCCGGCGGCCCGCTGGGGGCCGCCGGCCGATCCGGAGTTACTTGACCGCGCCGGCGGTGAGGCCGGCCTGGATCTGCCGCTGGAAGACCGCGTAAACGGCGATCATCGGCAGGATGGAGAGGGTGAGCGCGGCGAACAGGGTGGACCATTCGGCGTGGTAGCCGGCCTGGGTGCTGATGTTGGCGATGCCCTGGGTCAGGACCCATTTCGAGTCGGCGCCGGCGCCCTGCATGATCACGACGGGGAGCAGGTACTGGTTCCACTGCCCGACGATGTTGAAGATGGTGATGCTGATCAGCCCGGATTTCGCCATCGGCATCATGATCTGGAAGAACCGGCGCAGGTGTCCGGCCCCGTCGACCAGGGCGGCCTCGTCGATCTCGTGGGGCAGCGTCTTGAAGAACGCGACCAGGAAGAACACCGTGAACGACAGCGAGTACGCGATGTAGACCAGGATCAGCCCGGTGAAGCTGTTGAGCAGTCCCAGGCTCTGCACGATGCCGAACAGCGGGGCCAGCGCCATGAACGTCGGGAACGCCAGCCCGGAGACGAACAGGTAGTAGATCGCCCGGTTACCGGGGAACTTGTAGCGGGCCAGCACGTAGGCGGCCATCGCGCCGAGCAGCATCGTCCCGGCGGTGCTGATCGCCACCACGAACACGCTGTTGAGGAAGTACTGCCCGATGTGCGCCTCGCTCCACGCGTCGGCGTACGTGCTGAACGAGAACGACTCGGGTAGCGCGAACGGCTTGCCCAGGAAGATCTCGGTGTTGTTCTTGAACGAGGCCAGCACGACCCAGAGCAACGGCCCGGCCGTGGCCAGAGCCCACAGGAACAACGCGACGTGCGCGACCCCGTTGAGCGGGTTGATCCGGCGCTGCCTGTCGGCAGCCGGGACGGGCTTGGTGGTGGTCGCGGACTTCTCAAAAGCCAAGTTGGTCATCTCAACGTCTCCGCTCAGGCCGCCACGGCGTCGCGGCGGGTGACCCGCAGGGTCAGCGCGGCGAACGTCAGGGTCAGGAAGAACAGCACCACGCCGAGCGCTGACGCGTAGCCGGCCTGCGAGTTCTGGAACGCGTTCAGGTAGATCTGCATGCTCAGCACCTGGGTGCTGTTGTTCGGCCCGCCGTGGTTCACCGACATGATGTTGACCAGGGCGAACGCGTCGAACGCGGCGATACCCAGATAGACCCAGGCGACCTGCAGGGTGTCCCACAGCAACGGCAGCGTGATCTTGAAGAACAGGGTGACCTTGGTGGCCCCGTCCAGCGCGGCGGCCTCGTAGATCTCCTCGGCGATCGAACCCATCCCGGCGGAGAACAACACCACGTAGAACCCGACCGCCTGCCACACCAGGACCACCAGGATGCAGGTCAGCGCCCAGCGTTCGTCGGCCAGGAACAGCCACGGCGTCCACGACTGCGGCAACAACCCGTTGATCATGCCGGACTTGTCCGACCCGAACACCCGCCCGAAGATCACCGCCACGATCGCCAGCGCCAGCAGCTGCGGGAAGAAGAAGATCACCCGGTACACCTTCGAGCCCCACACCCCACCGGCCTTCTTACCACCGGAATTGAGCAGGAACGCGAAGAACAACGCCAGAGCGATCGTCACGATCGGCATCACGATCAACAGGTACAGGTTGTGCCGCAACGCGATCCAGAACACCGAGTCGTCCCACAACTTCTGGAAGTTCTCCACCCCGATGTACGTGAACCCGCCGTAACCCGACCAGTCGGTCAACGACAACTGGAACATCTGCAGATACGCGCCGACCACGAACACCAGGTAGAGCGCCAGCGGCACGACAAGGAAACCGATGATGAAGGGATACTTGCCGTGCCGCATGACGCCTACCTATCTCTTACCGACGGATATTTCAGGAGCGGGTGAACTTGGTGATCGACGAGTCCTTGGCGACGGCCTGCGAGGCGGCCTCCATGGTGTCGCAGAACTTCTGCGCGTCGCCGCCCTTGAACATCAGCTGGTTGGCGGCCTCACGGGAGGCGTCGTCGAGCTTCTTGTACCAGGTGTCGAACAGGTAACCCATGAACACGTCCTGGCCGGCCTTGCCCAGCGCGTCGTTCGCGGAGGTCAGCCCGGGGCTGATGGTCACCCCGTCGGCCGCGCCGGCGACCACGGTCAGCGACTTGGTCAGCTTGGTGAACTCCAGCGCCGCCTTCTTCGACAGCATGGTGCGCAGGTACTCCTTGCCACCCTGCGGGTTCTTGCTCTTGGCCGCCGCGAAGTAGATCTCACCGGCCGCCGCGTTGATCGCCGCCGCCGGCAGCTTGTCCGACGCGGTGACCGACGGGTACGTCATCATCGCGTACTCGAAGCCGGCCGGAGTGCTGGCCGCCTGCTCGTTCTCCAGCCACGAGCCGCACGGGTAGAACGCGACCTTGTCCTGGTTCTGCTGCAGCTGCACCTCGGTGTGCTTCAGACCCAGGAAGGAGGGGTTGATGTACTTCTTGCCGATCTCACCCCACGCGGCGGCGGCCTGCTTGACCGCGTCGTTGGTCCACGCACCCGGCTTCAGGTTGTCGATGTCCTTGAGCACCTGCTCGGTGCCGATCTTCGCCGCCGACGTCATGATCGCCCGGACCATGTAATACGACGCGTTCGCCCCCGCGTACCCGAACGGGGTGATGCCCGCCGCCTTGATCTTGTCGAGCAGCGCGGTGAAGTCCGCCCAGGTCGTCGGGATCGTCCAGTTGTTCTTCGCGAACAGCTTCTTGTTGTACCAGAGCCCGAAGACCGTGAACGAGTAGTTCACCGCGAACGGCTTACCGTCGTAGGTGCCCTGCTGCACCGCACCCGGCACCAGCGTCTCGGCCACCGTCTTACCGGCGATGTCCAGCGACGGCGCCGCGAACAGATCCGACAGGTCAGCGGCCTGCCCGGCCTTCACGATCGCACCGAAGTCCATGATGTCCGAACCCGAGTTGTTGATCATGTCGGGCGCGGTACCGGAGTTCAGCCGCGGCTTGATCGTGGTAGCGACCTGCTGCGTCGCCGAGTAGGTCACCTTCGAGTCCGGCCACTTGCTGTTGTACAGCGGAGTGTCCACATCGGTGGCGTACTTGGTACCGAGACCACCATCGAAGATCACGATCTCGATACCGGCCTTCGGGTCGATACCCAGCGGATTGTCGGCCGACTTGGTGCCGGTCGC
This window of the Actinoplanes oblitus genome carries:
- a CDS encoding alpha/beta hydrolase fold domain-containing protein; amino-acid sequence: MSSWQMRGVGLFTRLAYRRKFATEAAGRRTLARPKGPSAPPARLTRRCTVTSSREHGFDVHTVHAGPAPSATAVVYLHGGAYTSEIVGEHWSLIGEIAARTGCDVHVPIYGLAPAHHGLEALDFVTRVVAGLVAEGRRCYLAGDSAGGGLALLVAQATGGAGISGLTLLAPWLDLAMDNPGIDAIQPFDPWLVRPGLRPMAAAWAHGLDLKDPRISPLHGDLSVLPPVQILVGTRDITLADCRTLRERLPSGVALDYHEEPGALHVYPLLPVPEAGPGRDAVVAHIKRNS
- a CDS encoding lamin tail domain-containing protein, producing MRRTLGTISAIAVALGGSLFAAAPAEAAPSLRFDYARYDSPGTDNRSNKSLNAEWISLVNTGRTAVSLKGWKIVDRSRTYTFGNVTIAGNGGKVTLHTGKGTDTRTQLYWGSGNYVWNNTGDTATLKTKAGKTHDTCTWKKKTGRTGVAC
- a CDS encoding carbohydrate ABC transporter permease; amino-acid sequence: MTNLAFEKSATTTKPVPAADRQRRINPLNGVAHVALFLWALATAGPLLWVVLASFKNNTEIFLGKPFALPESFSFSTYADAWSEAHIGQYFLNSVFVVAISTAGTMLLGAMAAYVLARYKFPGNRAIYYLFVSGLAFPTFMALAPLFGIVQSLGLLNSFTGLILVYIAYSLSFTVFFLVAFFKTLPHEIDEAALVDGAGHLRRFFQIMMPMAKSGLISITIFNIVGQWNQYLLPVVIMQGAGADSKWVLTQGIANISTQAGYHAEWSTLFAALTLSILPMIAVYAVFQRQIQAGLTAGAVK
- a CDS encoding carbohydrate ABC transporter permease, with product MRHGKYPFIIGFLVVPLALYLVFVVGAYLQMFQLSLTDWSGYGGFTYIGVENFQKLWDDSVFWIALRHNLYLLIVMPIVTIALALFFAFLLNSGGKKAGGVWGSKVYRVIFFFPQLLALAIVAVIFGRVFGSDKSGMINGLLPQSWTPWLFLADERWALTCILVVLVWQAVGFYVVLFSAGMGSIAEEIYEAAALDGATKVTLFFKITLPLLWDTLQVAWVYLGIAAFDAFALVNIMSVNHGGPNNSTQVLSMQIYLNAFQNSQAGYASALGVVLFFLTLTFAALTLRVTRRDAVAA
- the ngcE gene encoding N-acetylglucosamine/diacetylchitobiose ABC transporter substrate-binding protein; this translates as MSEITKSELDRRTLLRRAAAVGLVAAPGVSFLSACAGSDDNGDDTKQATGTKSADNPLGIDPKAGIEIVIFDGGLGTKYATDVDTPLYNSKWPDSKVTYSATQQVATTIKPRLNSGTAPDMINNSGSDIMDFGAIVKAGQAADLSDLFAAPSLDIAGKTVAETLVPGAVQQGTYDGKPFAVNYSFTVFGLWYNKKLFAKNNWTIPTTWADFTALLDKIKAAGITPFGYAGANASYYMVRAIMTSAAKIGTEQVLKDIDNLKPGAWTNDAVKQAAAAWGEIGKKYINPSFLGLKHTEVQLQQNQDKVAFYPCGSWLENEQAASTPAGFEYAMMTYPSVTASDKLPAAAINAAAGEIYFAAAKSKNPQGGKEYLRTMLSKKAALEFTKLTKSLTVVAGAADGVTISPGLTSANDALGKAGQDVFMGYLFDTWYKKLDDASREAANQLMFKGGDAQKFCDTMEAASQAVAKDSSITKFTRS